CCGCGATGTTGATCAGCTGCTGGTTCTCAGGCACCTGCGAGACGATGCGACCGTTCAGGGCCGTCTCGACGACCTCAGAAACCTGCTCCATTTGCAGGCCATAGGTGGCAGCAGCAGGGCGATCATACTGAATCTGCACCTGGCGAATAGGCAACTGCGGCTCTAGCTGGAGGTCAACAACTCCTTCAATCGGTTCAATGGTGTCGCGCACCTGCTCCCCAATGCGGCGCAGTTCTGCCAGGTCGGGGCCAAAGATTTTGATCGCGATCGCGCTTCTCACCCCCGACAGCACCTCATCCATGCGGTGAGAGATGAACCCGCCAATGTTCGGGGCTACACCGGGCAGCGCCAAAAACGCCTCCCGCAGTTGTTGAATACTGGCCTCCCGATCTTCCAGAGCCAGGTCGCTGAGTTCCACATCCACGTGGGCCATATTCACTCCGGCCCCATCGGCATCACCGGGGGCACGCCCCGCCCGCACCTGCACCCATTCGTACAAGGGGTTGTCTTGCAGCGTTGTGGCCAGTGCTATCCCAGCCCGATTGGTGATATCTAGCGACACACCGGGGAACAGCACCATGGAGTTGACCAGAGATTTCTCCTGAAATTCCGGCAAAAACACCCGCCCTAGCGACGGCACAATCGCCAGGGTTGCCACCAGCGCCGCCAGCGCCAGCGCCAGAATGAGCTGGGGTGCCCGCATCGACAGGTTCAACAGTGGACGGTAGAGCCGCTCGGCCCAGCGCGATACAACCGTCCCCTCCTGTGGCAGGGTTTGGTTGGCCAACAGAATGGCACAGAGGGCCGGTGACAGCGTCATCGCCACCAGGGTAGAGGCCGCAATAGACAGCAGATAGGCCAAACCCATCGGCGCAAAGATCCGCCCTTCCACTCCGGTCAAACTAAAGATCGGCGCAAACACCACCACGATAATCACGGTGGAAAACATCACCGCCAGCCGCACCTGCACCGAGGTGTCATAGACCACCTGAAAGGGGTGCTTGGGGTTGCCCTGGGCCTGGTTGGTGCGCAGACCGCGATAGCAGTTCTCCATATCCACAATCGAGTCATCGACCACCGAGCCAATGGCCACCACTAAGCCCCCCAGGGTCATGGTGTTGATGCCCAGGCCAAAGGCTTTCATAAACATCAGGCCAATCAGCAGCGACAGGGGAATGGCGCTGAGGGTGATGATGGCGGTGCGCCAGTTCATCAAAAACAGCAGCATGATGATCGAGACAATCACGATGCCCTGGATCAGCGATGTGCTGACGTTGCCAATGGCCGAGTCGATAAAGTTCGCCTGGCGGAAGGTGCGGGCCATCTGCACGTCGGGTGGGAAGGTGGGTTGTAAATTGGCGATCGCCGCTTCCACCGACCGGGTGACCGTAGGGGTATCCACATCGGGCTGCTTGTTGATCATCAGCACCACAGCGGAAGCACCGTTAAAGCTGGCCTCGCCTCGCTTTAGAGCGGCCCCGGTCTGCACCTCAGCCACGTCTTGCAGCAGAATGGGTTCGCCATTTTCGACCTTCACCACCGACTGCTGAAGGTCATCAATGGATTGAATTTGACCAATGCCGCGCACCAGCAGCTCTTGGCCACCGCCGATCAAAAAGCCGCCGGGGGCGTTGGAGTTTGCGCCTTGGGCCGCATCGGTGACTTCGTTGAGGGCGACATTGCGATCTCGCAGCTGATCGGGATTCACCAAAATCTGCTCTTGCCGTTCATCACCGCCGTAGACCGTCACCTGCGTCACCCCCGGCACCGACAGAATCTGCTGACTGAGGGCACCGTCTACCAGGCGGCGCAGATCCATCATGGAGGTCTGGCCCTGGCCGCTGTTCTGACTATCGAGCGTAAATGCGTACATCAAAATCGTGCCCAAGGGCGAGGCCAGGGGCGATAGCTCGGGGGTGTGGGCACCGACTGGCAGCTGGCTATTCACCTGTTGCAGTCGTTCGGTGACCGACTGCCGCGCCTGGGCAATATCGGCCTCTTGGTCAAACACCACCTGCACCATCGACAGCCCCACTTTTGAGGATGAGCGCACGGTGGTGACCCCTGGCAGGCCATTCACCGCGCTTTCGATGAGCACGGTGATTTGGGTTTCTACCTCTTCTGGGGCCAGGCCAGGGGCTTCGGTGTGAATATCCACCTGGGGCGGCGCAAACTCAGGAAACACATCCAGCGGCATTTGGGTGACGCTAAACACGCCCCAGATCGTCACGGCAATGGCGGCAGCCACAATGAACCACCGCTGGGCAATGGAATTTTTGAGGGTCTGATTGAGCAGGACGTTAAACATCTAGGTCAGATTTGTGAAAAGACACCAGCTAGCGCACAAGGCTCTGGCTGGCAGCGCAGATTCCTCAGCGGCCAGTGAAGCGCTACGTCAAGGCAACCATCTGAGTCAGTAGCCTTCCCGGTTGCCGAAATGGCTACCCCCAGAGCATTAGCTCTTCTTTCTGCGGCTACTCAAAACGGCCATCGTTCCGGTGCCTGCGGCAGCCACGACCCCTAAGCCAACTAACAGCACCACGGGAAAGCCGCGAGATGGCTGAGCCTCGACATCGGCCTGCTGGACAAATTCATTGGACGCAACGGTTTCGCTAGACTCCACCAGATTGCCGTCGGCATCGTGGCTGTGGGGAATGCCCTCGGCATCGGCCTGGGCATGGGCCTCATCAACGGCGGCTGGGATGGCCTCAGCGGTCTGGGTTTTGCGCGATTCGGCATAGAGGGTAAGGCTCCCCTGGGTTACCAGTTGTTCGCCCACTGACAGCCCATCGGTGACGGCGATCAGATCGCCCTGGGTGCTGCCGATGGTCACATCCACCGGCTCATAGAAGTTTTCGTACTGCACAAACACCAACTGTCGCCCGTTGTCATCCACCAGGGCCGTTACCGGAATTAGCACTGCCCCGCTGCCATCGGCGGCAGCCTCGATGGGGTTGACTTCGATGCCCAGCAGGGAGTCGGTCTCGGCCTTGACCTCAACTCGGTTGACGCCGCCTTCAGCCTGAAATTCATCGCCGTGACCCACGTGGGCTAGGGCGGCAGGAGCACTTAGGGAGAGGCTGAGGGTCAGCAGAACAGAACTGAGCAATGGAGTCGGTTTCATCATGTTTCCTCACGACAACTGAGATGGGGGCGGTCAAAATCCTCCATAGGTTGCCACAGGGGGGGTGAAATCGAGATGAAACCGCCGTCAGTTCTGTAGGATCAACCTCGTGGTCGATGGGGCTAGCGCCATGCGCGTGCTGCTGGTGGAAGATGAAGAGGACTTGGGACTGGCCATCAAGCAGGTTTTGATGGGCGAAAAGTACGTGGTGGATTGGGTCAACGACGGTGCCCAAGCCTGGTATTGCTTGGAAAATCAGTGGGCCGACTACACCGTGGCCATTGTGGACTGGCTGCTGCCGGAGCTATCGGGACTGGAACTGTGTCAACGGCTGCGGGCACAGCAGAATCCCCTACCCGTGCTGATGTTGACGGCCCTGGGGCAGCCAGAAAACCGGGTGGCGGGGTTGGATGCCGGGGCGGATGACTATCTGGTGAAACCCTTTGTGATGGCGGAACTGCTGGCCCGGCTGCGGGCGCTCCAGCGGCGATCGCCCCAGCTGCAACCCCAAACCCTGACGGTGGGTCGCTTTGCCCTCGACGATGCTAATTCGGCTCTCCAAGTGGCGCAGGACGATCAACCCAGCCAACAGATTCCCCTGACGCTGAAGGAGTTTCAGGTATTGGCCTACCTGATGCAGAACTGCGATCGCATTATCCCCGGCAGCAAACTTCGCGCTCAACTGTGGGATCTAGACGACGAGCCCGTGAGCAATGTGGTCGCGGCTCAGATTCGCCTGCTGCGGCGCAAACTGGCTAGCCACAGCTGCGACTGCCCCATCGAAACCATCCCTGGTCAGGGCTACCGCTTTAACTCCTCTTCCTAAGGCCCATGGACAGCCAGTCGCTCTTTCGTCGCAGTCGTACTCGCCTTGCCCTCTGGTACACCGGGGTGATGGCCGTGATTTTGGGTCTCTCGGGCTTTGGCCTCTATCGTGCTCTGGTGCTGGCCAACTGGGTCGCCCTAGAGCGCGAAGTGGAATCGATTGCGGGTACCCTCCACGACAGCATCGAACCGCTGCTGCTGCCCGCCGAGAGCCCCACGGATCTGTTGCAGCAGATTTTCCCTGACCTGTGCATGGCCGGAGAGGTTTGCGATCCACCGACCACCCTGATTCAGCGGCACACCCTTGGCATTAGCGATCGCCGCAGCTACTACATTCGCCTGTTCGACCACCACGGCACCCTACTCGCCTACTCGCCCAACCAGCCCCTGCCCCTGTCCCAAACTCTCAACCCCTCTCCCTGGCAAACCCTCCAGGCCGACAACGGCCCCCGCTATCGCCAGTTCACCACCATTCTGCATGCCGCCCACACCCATCCAGACTCGGGCGAAAGCCACAGCCATGGCTCCTGGGGCTATCTGCAAATTGGCCGCACCCTGGCCCCCTTTGATGCCGAAGTGCAGCGGCTTCAGTGGGTTCTAGCCGTGGGGCTGCCTCTTGCCCTGGTGCTGGTGGCGCTCTCTGGCTGGGGGCTGGCGGGGTTGGCCCTGCGGCCCCTCTACCAGGCCTACCAGCGACAACAACGATTCACCGCCGATGCCGCCCACGAGTTGCGATCGCCCCTGGCCAGTCTACTAGCCACGGTAGAAGCTACCTTGCGATTGCCTACCTCCCAGTCGCAGGATGTGCCCTCTATGCTTCAGACGGTTGAGCGCCAGGGACGCCGCCTCAGCCGATTGATCGCCGACTTGCTGTTGCTAACCAGTCTGGAGCAAGACATCTCCCCCCCATCGTTTAAGCCCTGCTGTCTAAATGATTTGGTTACTGACTTAACTGAAGAACTCTCCGAACTGGCCACCGCCTCGGATATTCATCTAGCCCATCACCTGCCCGATAGTGAAATATGGGTTTTGGGTCACGAGTCTCAACTCTATCGGCTCGTCTCTAATTTGATGGCCAACGCCATTCAGTACACGCCCCCAGGGGGATCGGTGCTGGTGAGTTTGGAGGCTCACGACCACAGGGCTGTCATTGCCGTCAAAGATACGGGCATCGGCATTCCACCAGCTGAACAAAGCCGCATTTTTGAACGCTTTTACCGGGTGGATAGCGATCGCTCTCGCAAAACTGGTGGCACCGGGTTGGGGTTGGCAATTGCGCAGGCAATTGTGCAACGGCACCAGGGGCAACTTTCCGTCGACAGTGAGATCGGGCAAGGTAGCCTATTCACCGTTTCACTTCCCTGTACACCCGCTTGAAGTCAGTGCAGCCCCCTTTTTGGGTAGTCGATCAGGCTAGTTGCCCGCGCCGCAACCATGCCGCGGCCGCATCTCCTGCCCAAACCCTCTCTACACAAGGCATCTAAGTTAATCGAGAGGTTTGGATGCGACTTTTAGATAGAACGGCGAAACTAGGCTTTGAGACAACTGGCACAAGCCATTACAGGCCAAATTCAATTAATTTTTCAGCGTTACTGGCACAGAGTATATTTGCTTATGGCTTATGAAGTGGGGTACCGAAGCGCACTGGTCTTCCCACCTAGCTGGTCCTCTGCTTGAAAATGCTCGGCAGAGTTCTGCCAGAAAGTAGGTATATCTCGGCAGGATCCTGCCGGAGCAAGGCCATTCTCGGCAGAGTTCTGCCGAAGAGATCGCTGAAAGCCTTATACATCAATACATTTGAAGCGCTACAAACAGTATTCAAACAAGATCTTTAAAGCAACAAACAGCTGTGTTTTTTTTAAAGGAAAATTTGGACATTTCCCTATCAGCTTGGGATTGCCATCTCCGCTCATCTGCAAATATGCATCATCTTCAGGTCGGCAAGAGCAGCCACACTTAAGCTGCGGAGTTAAGGGTATGCGCCATAGATCTACTAAATTCTTTTTTCGTGCGTGTCGTCCAAAATTTGTGTTTTAAACTTCAACTTTTCTTTCGAATATATTATCCAAAATTGCGTTTTTGCATCTGAAAATTTTCGTGCGTGTTGTCCAAGATTTGTGTTTCAAAACTTGATTTTTTTCGTGCGTGTTGTCCAAGATTTGTGAAAAGACGGATCATAAAGATTTGTTAAGTTAAAAAAATGCGCTTTTCTTCTACTACAATCAAAGTGCCGAGGACAAAATCACGCCTTTTACTTCGCCCTAGACATCTGCTCAGGGACAATCAAAAGCAACCAGCCGTTCATGGCTACTAAACCAGGATGTGTCTCAAGCCCAAAATAATGAAGTGACAATTGACAGCTACTCCAAACCACTTCATCACTATGTTCGCTACGGCTGGAATAGCCGTTAGGAACGAGCAGGTAGCGGTGCAGTGGGGAAAGTGGCTCTCGACCTAGTTATGAATAGGAGAGAAACATAAAGATGAATCGCCCAAGAAACAACAAACCCTAAAACCCCTTCACAGCAAGGCTTTCAGGAGCAATAGCCTATGAGTAAACTAAGCTCATTTTGCCCGACGTATAAAATCCTGCCCTCTTATAAGACGTCTTACAGCTATATGACGCTCTTATAAGACGCCTGTATTGAATACTGTCACATAAAATCCCTTTTGCTAATCAAGCTCAAGGTTGAGCTGTTGTGCTGCAATGGCTTCTAGTTTGTCATGCCCTGACTTTTTGTATCCTTCTTGAAGTTCTTCCTTGCCTATCGCATTCTCCTCAAATTCGTCGCCAAAAAATGCTTCTCCAACCTCTCCTTCAACGGGTGGTAACCCAACCCTGGCGCGGATTTCATTACGTGTGCTGAGGCCGCCCTGGAATATCTGGACAGCGGTATTAGCTTCCTCTTGCTCACCCCTGGGTTCGGTGTCGCTGATCTTACAAATAAAGCCGGGTTCGTAGTAGTCAACGACCTCGGTTGACCAGTGTTCTTCCAGTGTTAAAGAGTAGGGAAGGATGGCGTCTTGAAAAGAGGCATCCGCCGCAACTCCAGCGGTCGCCCTATTATCTGGTTCCGCAACATTCTTTTAACCCAAGTTGTGCGAAACCTGCACCTAGGGGATTCGCACAACTTAGTTTAAGATTGGATTCAGAGAAAGAGGTTAAACCAATACCTCATTAATTAAATTAACTAATGGAATAGTATGAACGAAAGATTCTCGATTGAAAGACTTGAAGATGTTTCTCACGGTGAGGATTCAGCGGGTTACCTTCGGCTGTCAAAAATGGAGCAAGCTGTCAATACAAACGCTTTGAAGAATCAAAAACAAAGAGTTAAAGAGGCAGGCGTTTCTGTCATTATTACTGATATTCAAAGCGGGAGAAGAGACGATCGGCCTGGCTTAACCGAGCTCATCAGTATGGTGAAGCAGGGACAAATCAAAAGAGTTACAGTTACTCGGCTTGATAGACTAGGCCGAACTGTGCCCATTATTCGTGACAATATTGCCATTCTTCAGGAATATAAGGTCGACCTTAAGGTCATAGACCAAAACATTGAGCTGAATACCCCTGAAGGCATGTTCATGGTCAACCTTTTGGCTAGCCTAGCCGAAATGGAAATTGACCAAGTATCCAGTCGAATTAGTGCAGTGAAAGCATATCGGCGCAACAAAAAGATTGCCTGTGATGTTGCTCCGTTTGCTTATACTACTCGGGAAGGAAAATATCAAATCAATAGGTCTCCGTATCTCTGCTTATTAAATCAACGACCTGATAACTTTGAGGATTTAGGCCAGCAAAACACCGTTGAAGATTTGCTAGGGATGACAGTTGAAGATATTGCACTAGACTGTATCGAAATCTTCAAGCAGGAAAAAGGGCTAACTCCGACAGTAAGAGCAATTGCTGAAAAGTACGGATTGGGTTACACCGTTGCTAAGCTTTACAGCAATAATTCTGTTTTGTACTGGAGCGGATCTGGCCTTAAAAAATGGCTATTAAATCCAGTGTTGAGAGGAAATACCGTTTACAACAAACGAAAGCAATTGGCTAACGGCAAACGTGAGACTCTACCGTCTGAAGATTGGCAGGTAATTCCAAATACGCATCCTGACCAACGACTGCTCTCAGATTCTGAGTTTCATGAAATTAAAGAAATCCTAGATTTTAACGCTGTTCGCGGCGGGTATCGCCTATATAATCGTAATCCTTTTGAGCATGACGCCTACAGTGATTACGCTTATCAACGGCGTTTAGTCTTCTGTGATGATTGCGGAACAATGTGCCGAGCGACTTCTCGACACAGCAAAGACGGAAATACGATCTATCACTACTACTACTGTCAAAATCGTCACCGTGGATGCAATAACAAGAAAGGAACTCGCAGAGACTTAATAGAACGTCGTTTGATAGATGATTTATTGAAACAGTCTCAGACTCTTAACAAACCAGATTTGAACGGAAGGCAGAGTGACGATACGCCAACGGCTGTACCTTATAATGCCAAGTTGGATAGGCTTGAGGAAAAACTAGCTAAACTGGATTCTTTTGATGGTTTTGATACTTATATTGAGGCATCCAAGGAAGAGACACGGAAGCAGATTGAGCAGGAGAAGCAGCCTTTATCTAAAGAAAACTTACCAAATAAAACCGCTGAAGAAATTATCCTTGCTGGAAATAATCTGTTACTCTGGCATACGTTTTCGCACGACGAAAAGGTTGAAATCTATCCACGGTTGATTGATCGGATACTGGTTTCTAACGGAAAGGTCAATTCGGTTAAGTTCAAAAAATCTGACAGTTCGATTTAATTCATTGAGACTAATAAATTCCGGAAAGAGCATCTATCATGACTTTACAGGACGTATTTCAGATCAGTCAATTGCGTTACGAGGTAGCGACTGCGCGAGCAATAAAGCATTGGCAACCTGGGCATAAAGAATACGGCTACAGTTGTCCATTCTGTGGTGCTAAAAACTATAAAAAGCATTCAGTGGAAAACGGCCTTCAGCGCTATCGCTGTGAGGAGTGCCAGCGTCGCTTTAACCAGAGGCCAAAGTTTAAATGCGACTGCGAGGTTCCAGGGAAGCTGTCCAAGTGCCACGACTGCCCAGCGATGGAGGCGTTTCTTAAGGTCCTCAAAACCCACACCGAGGAATTACGTCCGCTAGGGCGATCGGAGCTGGAGCAACTGCGAGCTGAGCAGGAAGCTTAGCTATGCGATCTATCGAGCCGTCATTGATACGATTCTGGATCCAGTATTTTGACGGCTCCTTATTCTCAACAAGCGACCTCTATTCTCAACAAGCCCTGCTGTTTTGGTCGCTTTGCGTTCTCGAATAGCTGAAACCCTTGCTATTCCGATAAACTGAACTTGCTGAAATTAAAAAAAGAGCAAGTCAAGATTTGCAAGGCTAGTTTGGATCCAATTCTGAGGTAAACCGGTGCCGAAGCAAAATCGCCACGACCAGGCGGAGATTTGGTCGGCGGATCAGTTCGAGCAGGTGATGGGGGAGTTGAATCCAAAAATGCGATCGCTGTTCTCCATCTGCTACTACACCGGCTGCCGGGTCAGTGAGGCGCGACAGCTGCGGGCGGAGGATGTGGTGGGGGAGACGCTGGTGCTGCGCAAGGCGACGACGAAAACGAAGCGGACGCGGGCGGTGCCGATTCACCCGAAGCTCAAAGCTATTTTGGGGGAGTCGGGTTTACCGGATCGGGGGTATCTGTTTCCGGGACGGAGTGGAGAACAGCCTATTACTCGGCAGGCTTGTGATTTGGCGTTGCGGAAGGCATGCGACCGCCTGGGTCTACGCGGCTACAGCACCCACAGTAACCGGCGCACCTGGGCGACCCGGTTGGATAAGGCGGGGGTGCGGTTGAAGGCGATTCAAGACCTGGGCGGGTGGTCGTCGATGGCGGCACTCCAGCGATACCTCGATGTGTCGGAGGAGGAAAAGGTGGAGGCGATCGCAACCCTATGACCACCCAAGTAGCTCCCTTATTCCCTCTGTTTGTGAGGACTCTGCAAAGGGTTTGGCAATAGCGGAATCCCGCTGATCTTCAAGGGCAGTCTAGTGGCAGGGAAGCTATCCCACCTAGACAACACTCTTTTGTCACCTGCGCTTGGGGAGATAACTCAATGAACCTTTGGGACCACGCTAAACAGCTTGCAGACGCGGCAGCAGAGACAAATCAGCAGATCGGCAGCCAAATTGATAAAGCCGTTGCTGCAACCAAGCAGGCCACTGAAGAGCTAGTGACTACCAGTGCACAGGCCTTACAGCAGGCCCAGCAGGTTGCCCAAAAAACGGTTGAGCAAGGGGCAGAGGGGATAGACAGTGCGCTTGGATACGTCAAGACGGTTGGCGAAGGCGCTCAGCAAACCGCTCAAACGCTGACCGTGCCCAGCCTGGCCACGGTTCATGAGTTACAGAAGACGGGGCAGCAGCAGTCTCAGCAAAGCCTGGAGGCGATGGGTAAGGCGCTAGAAGAGTGGCAGGGGACGATCGCAGCCCTTGGCACCTCTGGCATGGTGACGGCCAATGCGCTTAAAGACCTGCCCCGCACGGCTCAGGAGCTGGCCCAGGAAATGCCTGCCCTGGCGCGGCGATTGCAACGGGCGGGCACCCGGTTGGGCGATGCGCCGCGATCGGAGGCTGACATGATGGGGCTATTCGACAAAATTCCGGGTACGTCTAAACTCGGGGCCAGCGAGCGCGATATTCGGGTCTTTTTGTCAGATAAGCATGGCAGCCACATTCACGCTCACTCTAAGGGGGGCAGCAATGGAGCTGAGAATATTGTGTGGGAGCTGGGCGCAGACAATATTCGACGCGGCGCGGCCACGATGACGGGGGGCGAGCAGACCTACATTCGCTTCTACAATGCAGTGGATTCGGTGCTGAAGAACTCGACGACAATCGCGCGGTTGGGTCTAACGGCTACGGGCACGGCGGTGCTGACTCAGGCGCTGGTGACGGCGCTGGCCTATACTCTCGACCTCTACCGGGGCGACATTACGGCGGATGAGTTTCGCGACAAAATTGTGGCGGCGGCGGTTAGTGCTGGCATTGCTACGCCGATCTTTTTTCTGATTTTGGTGGGGGTGATGGCGCTATTCCCAGAGGTGGTGGTGGTTTTGTCGGCTCCTGCGGTGATTGTGGGCTTCAATGCGTTATTTGGGGTGGGCATTGCGCTGCCGATTGTGCAGTCGATGGTTCGCCATGTGGAGGCGGGGGGCTGTGGGGATGAGGCCCAGGCTCAGTATGCGGAGGCGATCGCCCAGGGGAATGCGCTGCTAGCCACCTCGTCACAGGAGGTGCAGCGGTGGTGGAACCAGTTGTTTACCGCCGCCCCTGAGTTGAATGCATCTGATATGAAGTCCGTTTAATTAACCAACAGAAAACGGCTTACCTGTCATTCCCGCAGAGGCGGGAATCCATTTTGGAGTAACTCATCAACCATGGATTCCCACTTCCGTGGAAATGACAGATTAGGAGCATTTAAGCGGACTTGATATGAGGCTGTGTAGCTCGTGTAGGTGGGTCGGTATAAACAGCGGCGAGGTTTCGCCGTAGTGCCACTTTTTGGATTCAAGGCACCTACGTCGACAGGCCAAATTGCTGCAACAACAGGTCGTGGTTCAGGGTTACGGTTGAGGAGTTGTGATGGTCAAGGGCCTGCACTAAATGGCCGTTGCAAGTCAGCAAAGCATAGCCATCGATATTGATAATTCTTTGGAGAGATGGCATGAGCTGCTGAAGCTGAGCAGGCGATTGGTTTAGCCTACGGGCTAATGATGCTAGGGGAATGGTGTGCCTCTGACGATCAAAGCTGGCTAGAAAATGAGTCAACACCACTTCATCGGGGGCAAGACGTCCTGCCAGCTGTTTTTGGGCTTGGTAACTGGACGATTCTAGAAAACTGATGACCCAGATAGGCAACTCTAGATCAGCTTTGGTAGGAGCTACTTGCTCAGGCTCAATCAGGCTAAACAATGGCCCCAGATAGGCTTGATCACTCTCTATGGGTGCGCTAGGCATAGCAGCCGGTGCTTCTAAGACTGGTAGCTCTGGTGCGTAGGGGTGCCACCATAGCGGTGTATCCAAGGGCGCTTCAACCCAGCCTTTGGGGCCGGGGGCTGAGGAGGGACTAAGCACCGCAACGGGCACCACCATTTCTTGAGGGTTGATGCCCCCGTGGTAACCCGTTTTTTTGGGCTTGTAGCGTAGTTTTTCAGACCATGGAGCAATGAGCTGATGAGACTCTGGAATCACCACCCGTTGGCCCTGAATTTTTAGTTCTTGGTCAGTGAGTGCGCTATTGGCGTTACGCCAGCGCTCGCCTTCACTGGCGGCGGTGTAGGTCATACCAGAGTCAAGCACGTGGCCATGATCGCTGAGGAGAATCACCCAGCGACCGGCCATTTTGGCTTCGTGGAGCAGCCCAGGCAGTACTTTAATCTCTTGGGGAGTCCAGCGCACATCAATTTGCTCCCCTTTAGCAAGGTAGTCATCTACCGCATTGATCACGACGCCAATCACGCGGTTTTGCAGGTTGTTAATGGCCTCTCGAATGGAGGCTGTGAGCCCAGCATCATCGCCATCTTGCAAGGCCCCTTTGTGGAACAACAGGGGTGGATGTCTGGTACGACAGGCCTTGAGCAAGGCGCTGTGGGCCGTAAATTGCCTTTTCTCTAGGGCTTGGTCGCCGGTGGTGAGGTGGCCACAGAGTAAGCTAGTGCGTGAGGTTTCGGTAAGGGAAGGAATAGTCGCTAGCCCGGCCATAATGGCAGCGGTCTGCCCAGGGGGAGTGATGGCGACCCAGTCGGCGGCCTGGAGGCTAGCCATGAGTTCTCGCCCAACGGCAATACTCATACCGTCCAGCACGATCGCCAGTACAGGCCCCTGGCTGGCGAGGGGAGCAACGACGGTATCTAAGATGGTT
This genomic window from Nodosilinea sp. E11 contains:
- a CDS encoding efflux RND transporter permease subunit; translated protein: MFNVLLNQTLKNSIAQRWFIVAAAIAVTIWGVFSVTQMPLDVFPEFAPPQVDIHTEAPGLAPEEVETQITVLIESAVNGLPGVTTVRSSSKVGLSMVQVVFDQEADIAQARQSVTERLQQVNSQLPVGAHTPELSPLASPLGTILMYAFTLDSQNSGQGQTSMMDLRRLVDGALSQQILSVPGVTQVTVYGGDERQEQILVNPDQLRDRNVALNEVTDAAQGANSNAPGGFLIGGGQELLVRGIGQIQSIDDLQQSVVKVENGEPILLQDVAEVQTGAALKRGEASFNGASAVVLMINKQPDVDTPTVTRSVEAAIANLQPTFPPDVQMARTFRQANFIDSAIGNVSTSLIQGIVIVSIIMLLFLMNWRTAIITLSAIPLSLLIGLMFMKAFGLGINTMTLGGLVVAIGSVVDDSIVDMENCYRGLRTNQAQGNPKHPFQVVYDTSVQVRLAVMFSTVIIVVVFAPIFSLTGVEGRIFAPMGLAYLLSIAASTLVAMTLSPALCAILLANQTLPQEGTVVSRWAERLYRPLLNLSMRAPQLILALALAALVATLAIVPSLGRVFLPEFQEKSLVNSMVLFPGVSLDITNRAGIALATTLQDNPLYEWVQVRAGRAPGDADGAGVNMAHVDVELSDLALEDREASIQQLREAFLALPGVAPNIGGFISHRMDEVLSGVRSAIAIKIFGPDLAELRRIGEQVRDTIEPIEGVVDLQLEPQLPIRQVQIQYDRPAAATYGLQMEQVSEVVETALNGRIVSQVPENQQLINIAVSLPEAARSNLDAIRAIPISTPTGEIISLGDVAAVDYGMGANVVNREDVSRLIVVSANVAERDLGSVVGDIQAQIQQNVQLPSGYFIQYGGQFESEQRATSNLLVYSILAAIAIAVLMFFSVKSLPATVAIMINLPLALVGGIISILLTGGVMSIASLIGFITLFGVAVRNGLLLVDNYNSKFAQGMPLKEVIVTGSLDRVNAILMTALTSALGMLPLAIASGAGNEILQPLAIVVLGGLFTSTALTLLVIPALYAKFGKWLMPKLARSDLEAAWAHNNAPPLQIIDRS
- a CDS encoding cobalt transporter; translated protein: MMKPTPLLSSVLLTLSLSLSAPAALAHVGHGDEFQAEGGVNRVEVKAETDSLLGIEVNPIEAAADGSGAVLIPVTALVDDNGRQLVFVQYENFYEPVDVTIGSTQGDLIAVTDGLSVGEQLVTQGSLTLYAESRKTQTAEAIPAAVDEAHAQADAEGIPHSHDADGNLVESSETVASNEFVQQADVEAQPSRGFPVVLLVGLGVVAAAGTGTMAVLSSRRKKS
- the rppA gene encoding two-component system response regulator RppA, whose product is MRVLLVEDEEDLGLAIKQVLMGEKYVVDWVNDGAQAWYCLENQWADYTVAIVDWLLPELSGLELCQRLRAQQNPLPVLMLTALGQPENRVAGLDAGADDYLVKPFVMAELLARLRALQRRSPQLQPQTLTVGRFALDDANSALQVAQDDQPSQQIPLTLKEFQVLAYLMQNCDRIIPGSKLRAQLWDLDDEPVSNVVAAQIRLLRRKLASHSCDCPIETIPGQGYRFNSSS
- the rppB gene encoding two-component system sensor histidine kinase RppB; the encoded protein is MDSQSLFRRSRTRLALWYTGVMAVILGLSGFGLYRALVLANWVALEREVESIAGTLHDSIEPLLLPAESPTDLLQQIFPDLCMAGEVCDPPTTLIQRHTLGISDRRSYYIRLFDHHGTLLAYSPNQPLPLSQTLNPSPWQTLQADNGPRYRQFTTILHAAHTHPDSGESHSHGSWGYLQIGRTLAPFDAEVQRLQWVLAVGLPLALVLVALSGWGLAGLALRPLYQAYQRQQRFTADAAHELRSPLASLLATVEATLRLPTSQSQDVPSMLQTVERQGRRLSRLIADLLLLTSLEQDISPPSFKPCCLNDLVTDLTEELSELATASDIHLAHHLPDSEIWVLGHESQLYRLVSNLMANAIQYTPPGGSVLVSLEAHDHRAVIAVKDTGIGIPPAEQSRIFERFYRVDSDRSRKTGGTGLGLAIAQAIVQRHQGQLSVDSEIGQGSLFTVSLPCTPA
- the xisF gene encoding fdxN element excision recombinase XisF; translated protein: MNERFSIERLEDVSHGEDSAGYLRLSKMEQAVNTNALKNQKQRVKEAGVSVIITDIQSGRRDDRPGLTELISMVKQGQIKRVTVTRLDRLGRTVPIIRDNIAILQEYKVDLKVIDQNIELNTPEGMFMVNLLASLAEMEIDQVSSRISAVKAYRRNKKIACDVAPFAYTTREGKYQINRSPYLCLLNQRPDNFEDLGQQNTVEDLLGMTVEDIALDCIEIFKQEKGLTPTVRAIAEKYGLGYTVAKLYSNNSVLYWSGSGLKKWLLNPVLRGNTVYNKRKQLANGKRETLPSEDWQVIPNTHPDQRLLSDSEFHEIKEILDFNAVRGGYRLYNRNPFEHDAYSDYAYQRRLVFCDDCGTMCRATSRHSKDGNTIYHYYYCQNRHRGCNNKKGTRRDLIERRLIDDLLKQSQTLNKPDLNGRQSDDTPTAVPYNAKLDRLEEKLAKLDSFDGFDTYIEASKEETRKQIEQEKQPLSKENLPNKTAEEIILAGNNLLLWHTFSHDEKVEIYPRLIDRILVSNGKVNSVKFKKSDSSI
- a CDS encoding site-specific integrase, with the translated sequence MPKQNRHDQAEIWSADQFEQVMGELNPKMRSLFSICYYTGCRVSEARQLRAEDVVGETLVLRKATTKTKRTRAVPIHPKLKAILGESGLPDRGYLFPGRSGEQPITRQACDLALRKACDRLGLRGYSTHSNRRTWATRLDKAGVRLKAIQDLGGWSSMAALQRYLDVSEEEKVEAIATL